The genomic window TATGCCGCCATCAAGACCAATAAAGATACCGAAGTCGGTGATTGATTTAATCGGCCCGCTAACTTTTTCACCTTTTTTATGTGTTTCAGAGAACTCTGCCCATGGGTTTGATTTACATTGCTTCATGCCCAATGAAAGTCTTCTTCTGTCTTCATCAATTTCAAGAATCATCACTTCAATTTCATCGCCGAGCTGCGCAATTTTTCCTGGGTGAATATTTTTATTAGTCCAGTCCATTTCTGAAACGTGAACTAAACCTTCAATACCTGCTTCAATTTCAACGAATGCACCGTAATCAGTTAGGTTAGATACTTTACCGAACAGACGTGTACTTACAGGATATCTTCTAGATAAGCCCTTCCATGGATCATCATCGAGTTGTTTTAAGCCTAATGAAACACGATTTTTTTCTTGATCAAATTTAAGTACTTTAGCTTCAACTTCATCACCAATATTTAAAATTTCAGACGGATGCTTTACGCGTCTCCATGCTAAGTCAGTAATATGAAGTAAGCCATCAATGCCGCCTAAGTCAACGAATGCACCGTAATCAGTAATATTTTTAATAATGCCTTTTACAGTAGCACCTTCAGTAAGTGTGCCAATAACAGCATCTCTGTCCGCACCTGAAGATTGTTCCATCACTGCTTTTCTTGAAACAACCACGTTGTTTCTTTTCTTATCAATTTTAATAACTTTAAGATCCCATTCTTTATTTTCGAATGGTGTTGTGTCTTTAACTGGTCTTACATCAACGAGTGAGCCTGGAAGGAATGCTGTGATTCCATTTACAGAAACTCTCAAGCCACCTTTGACACGACTACTTACAAAACCTCTGACAACTGTGCCTTCGTTCATTGCATCTTCAAGATCAAGCCATGCTTGCATTTTCTTCGCTTTATCTCTTGAAAGGATTGTTGAGCCGAAACCATCTTCTAATTTTTCAATTGCAACTTTAACAAAGTCACCCACTTTAACGTCAAGTTCGCCTTGGTCATTAAGGAATTCTTCTGCTTTGATAACGCTTTCTGATTTAAGCCCTGCGTTTACAATCACAAAGTCATTATCAATAGATATAACTTCTGCTGTAATTACTTCGCCCGAGCGCATTTCTTGAAGCGCTATGCTTTCTTCAAATAGAGCTGCGAAACTTTCTGTGGAATTTGATTCTATGTTTTTTGCTGTCGTTGCCATTAAATGTTACCTATAAAGTCCTACCTAGCGATAGGGATGTTAAAGTTAGCAATAGATCTTTGAAATCTATTACACCTAAATTGTTGTTTAAGACGTTTGAGACTTTAAACTGAAGAGATGGGTGATGTTATCAACGGCATCAGATATGCTTAATGTGTCTGTGTCTATTTCTATAGCGTCTTTTGTTTTTAAGAGGGGAGAGATTTCTCTTTGTAAATCACGCTCATC from Candidatus Methylopumilus planktonicus includes these protein-coding regions:
- the rpsA gene encoding 30S ribosomal protein S1, whose protein sequence is MATTAKNIESNSTESFAALFEESIALQEMRSGEVITAEVISIDNDFVIVNAGLKSESVIKAEEFLNDQGELDVKVGDFVKVAIEKLEDGFGSTILSRDKAKKMQAWLDLEDAMNEGTVVRGFVSSRVKGGLRVSVNGITAFLPGSLVDVRPVKDTTPFENKEWDLKVIKIDKKRNNVVVSRKAVMEQSSGADRDAVIGTLTEGATVKGIIKNITDYGAFVDLGGIDGLLHITDLAWRRVKHPSEILNIGDEVEAKVLKFDQEKNRVSLGLKQLDDDPWKGLSRRYPVSTRLFGKVSNLTDYGAFVEIEAGIEGLVHVSEMDWTNKNIHPGKIAQLGDEIEVMILEIDEDRRRLSLGMKQCKSNPWAEFSETHKKGEKVSGPIKSITDFGIFIGLDGGIDGLIHMSDISWDKKGEEAIRNFKKGDELEALIVAIDVEKERISLGLKQLSGDNFTGFTKANDKGSFVKGTVKSADASGIVVTLADQVEGTVDISEVSEDKVEDASSVVKAGDEIEVKILNVDAKAKTMQLSFKSKNVAKPKAAKKKVEVEESSDNAGTTNLGALLKAKLDSKK